From the Plectropomus leopardus isolate mb chromosome 18, YSFRI_Pleo_2.0, whole genome shotgun sequence genome, one window contains:
- the cdca5 gene encoding sororin yields the protein MNEGTPKNVMAENNNPNGSQRRRSSRLSSPPQAQTDTKMAAVKRSIVVRKIAPRKTVAPSEQNKENTPRRSEPESSQNKPRISPRVAKVSTPDPVPGRRSSSSAKKKKATILSPILPTSPLPSHAQQPPVDPEDEVWSQKVRRSYSRLSDKSFNSPNSRESLFGFEKLKTPEVVRRVELSKTGMEVSGSLSGLNSFTSLLEAEDCGSGFPEPDPNIPGVAVVKEKRKRRKKVQEIGSTELDELAAQMNAEFEEAEEFELIVE from the exons ATGAACGAAGGGACGCCTAAAAACGTAATGGCGGAAAATAATAATCCTAACGGCTCGCAGAGAAGACGGTCCTCGCGCTTGAGTTCTCCTCCGCAGGCTCAAACTGACACAAAGATGGCTGCCGTCAAACGCTCCATCGTTGTGAGGAAAATAGCTCCCAGAAAAACGGTCGCACCGTCGGAGCAGAACAAGGAGAACACACCGAGACGATCCGAGCCGGAGAGCAGCCAAAACAAGCCAAGGATCTCCCCCAGGGTTGCAAAGG TCTCCACTCCAGATCCTGTCCCGGGACGTAGGAGCTCTTCGTCAGCCAAGAAGAAGAAGGCCACTATCCTCTCCCCGATCCTCCCTACCTCACCGCTGCCGTCTCATGCCCAACAGCCCCCAGTGGATCCAGAGGACGAGGTGTGGTCACAGAAAGTGCGCCGCTCCTACAGCAGGCTCAGCGACAAATCCTTCAACAGTCCCAACTCCAGGGAGAGCTTATTTGGCTTTGAGAAGCTGAAAACCCCCGAAGTGGTCCGAAGGGTCGAGCTGTCCAAGACGGGGATGGAGGTTTCTGGATCCTTGTCGGGTCTGAACTCATTCACGTCTTTGCTGGAGGCGGAGGACTGTGGTTCAGGTTTCCCTGAGCCGGACCCAAACATCCCCGGAGTGGCTGTGgtgaaggagaagaggaagaggaggaagaaggtgCAGGAGATCGGCAGCACGGAGCTGGACGAGCTGGCTGCACAGATGAACGCAGAGTttgaggaggcagaggagtttGAGTTGATCGTGGAGTAA
- the psmb2 gene encoding proteasome subunit beta type-2, giving the protein MEYLIGIQGPDFVLVAADNVAASSIIQMKHDYDKMFKLSEKILLLCVGEAGDTAQFAEYIQKNVQLYKMRNGYELSPAAAANFTRKNLADYLRSRTPYHVNLLLAGYDDTDGPGLYYMDYLSSLAKAPFAAHGYGAFLTLSILDRHYRPDLTRDEAVDLLKKCIEELNKRFILNLPSFTVRLIDKEGIHDLEKLTSSTK; this is encoded by the exons ATGGAATATTTAATCGGGATACAGGGACCTGATTTCGTCCTCGTCGCCGCCGATAATGTTGCAGCCAGCAGCATCATTCAGATGAAACACG acTATGACAAGATGTTCAAACTAAGTGAGAAGattttgctgctgtgtgtcGGAGAAGCGGGAGACACAGCACAGTTTGCAGAGTACATCCAGAAGAACGTTCAGCTCTACAAAATGAGGAACG gttATGAGCtcagtccagcagcagcagcaaacttCACACGAAAGAATCTTGCAGACTACCTTCGGAGTAGG ACTCCGTATCATGTGAACCTGTTGCTGGCGGGCTACGATGACACAGACGGCCCCGGTCTCTACTACATGGACTACCTGTCTTCCCTGGCCAAGGCCCCCTTCGCTGCCCACGGCTACGGAGCCTTCCTCACTCTCTCCATTCTTGACCGGCACTACAGACCGG ATCTGACCCGAGATGAAGCGGTGGATCTGCTGAAGAAGTGCATCGAGGAA CTGAACAAGCGCTTCATCCTGAACCTTCCCTCCTTCACCGTCCGTTTGATTGACAAGGAGGGCATCCATGACCTGGAGAAGCTCACCTCCAGCACCAAGTGA